ACTGGGACCTGCGCCATTTCCGCCTGCTGGACGCGCTGGCTGAAGCCGGCAGCATCGGTGCGGCGGCCCGTCTTCTGGGTCTCGCCCAGCCGAACGCCTCGCGGCTGCTCGACTCCATGGAGCGCAGCGCGGGCTTCGCACTCGCGGAACGGTCCGCACGGGGAAGCCGTCTCACCGACCGTGGTCTGGTGGTGGCGGGGCTGGCCTCGGAGGTGCTCGCCGCAGCGACCCGGGTGACCCATGCCGTGGACGCCCTCGCAGGTCAAGGGGGCAGTCTTCACATCTGCTCCAGCCTCACCGTGGCGGAACACCTCATGCCGGCCTGGCTGGCGACCGCCCGGCAGCGGCTTCCCGCCCTCTCCATCACGCTCGACGTCGGCAACTCGGCGTCCGTGTTCGAACGCCTCCGCGAGGGCAGCGTCGACCTCGGCTTCGTCGAGGGCCCGACGATCGAGACGGGCTTCCACTACCTCGATCTGCTCCGGGACGATCTCCTGGTCGTCGTTCCCGCGGCGCACCCCTGGGCGGCCCGGGAGACCGTGGG
The nucleotide sequence above comes from Arthrobacter woluwensis. Encoded proteins:
- a CDS encoding LysR family transcriptional regulator, with the protein product MTVRDWDLRHFRLLDALAEAGSIGAAARLLGLAQPNASRLLDSMERSAGFALAERSARGSRLTDRGLVVAGLASEVLAAATRVTHAVDALAGQGGSLHICSSLTVAEHLMPAWLATARQRLPALSITLDVGNSASVFERLREGSVDLGFVEGPTIETGFHYLDLLRDDLLVVVPAAHPWAARETVGADEVASATLVVREAGSGTRQVAERALAAHTAESAAPSRLEVGSNAALVASVAAGLGPGVVSRMAVSPELLTGRLVAVTVPGLVLARTLRAVWPSRVPLSRETGEFLALVRSLIDG